Proteins encoded together in one Microplitis mediator isolate UGA2020A chromosome 7, iyMicMedi2.1, whole genome shotgun sequence window:
- the LOC130671479 gene encoding kelch domain-containing protein 10 homolog, whose protein sequence is MYTFKPHVFTEHFSNNTTRPEERKKSHIHCNGKNVYIYSGEDKDHDLIYDMWLYSLTGKQWIKMTTENSLPADLDDLVFGAIFEANYLVLCTIQEPLNDELSSKKCRLHIYDLNTGNLRVRETNGQIPKSFLEDNLIRLGKYLYTVGITRGREMFSDVYKLNIEDVKWEVDYTCQGLDANEPADRSGHTTVYGNNMIYMFGGTDGEDAFDEISAFDLEKRCWKKVYTYGDENHIPHYPTPRVFFSVTSYTDPDSGEINVIISGGQEYNDNRDCYRFNDIWKLNLTSSKWTCLERFGAVLPHYGIDNSMAVSPAGQLFTFG, encoded by the exons atgtatacattCAAGCCGCACGTTTTTACTGAACATTTTTCGAACAATACTACAAGACCTGAAGAAAGAAAGAAATCACATATACATTGTAAtggtaaaaatgtatatatttacagtGGGGAGGATAAAGATCATGACCTAATTTATGATATGTGGTTGTACAGTTTAACTGGAAAACAATGGATAAAAATGACAACTGAAAATAGTTTACCAGCTGATCTTGACGATTTAGTTTTTGGTGCTATTTTTGAAGCAAATTATTTAGTTCTTTGCACAATACAAGAACCTTTGAATGACGAACTGTCAAGTAAAAAATGTCGATTACATATTTATGACTTGAATACCGGAAATCTACGTGTCCGAGAGACTAATGGACAAATTCCAAAGTCTTTTcttgaagataatttaattcgTCTCGGAAAATATTTGTATACTGTCGGAATCACAAGAGGTCGTGAAATGTTTTCCGATGTGTATAAACTAAATATAGAAGATGTTAAATGGGAAGTTGATTATACCTGTCAAGGACTTGATGCGAATGAACCAGCTGATAGATCAGGTCATACTACAGTTTACGGTAACAACATGATTTATATGTTTGGTGGTACTGATGGGGAAGACGCATTCGAT GAAATATCAGCCTTTGATTTAGAAAAGCGCTGCTGGAAAAAAGTATACACTTATGGTGATGAAAATCACATACCGCACTATCCGACTCCAAGAGTATTCTTTAGTGTAACGAGTTATACTGACCCAGACTCTGGTGAAATCAATGTAATAATATCTGGAGGACAAGAATATAATGATAATCGTGATTGTTATCGCTTTAATGATATCTGGAAATTGAATCTCACAAGTTCAAAATGGACGTGTCTTGAGAGATTTGGTGCTGTCTTGCCTCATTATGGTATCGATAATTCGATGGCTGTTTCTCCTGCTGGACAATTATTCACATTTGGTTGA